A single genomic interval of Musa acuminata AAA Group cultivar baxijiao chromosome BXJ3-4, Cavendish_Baxijiao_AAA, whole genome shotgun sequence harbors:
- the LOC103982397 gene encoding NADH dehydrogenase [ubiquinone] 1 beta subcomplex subunit 7: MAEEEVKLGSSKPMIATQQEMMDNRVPISYRDQCAHLLIPLNKCRSAEFFLPWKCEAERHTYEKCEYELVMERMLQMQKIRELEEKKKKAKQVQGAAAGIPLIPSSANA, from the coding sequence ATGGCGGAGGAGGAAGTGAAGCTGGGCTCATCGAAGCCGATGATCGCAACGCAGCAGGAGATGATGGATAATCGGGTGCCTATCTCCTACCGCGACCAGTGCGCCCACCTCCTTATACCCCTCAATAAGTGCCGCTCCGCGGAGTTCTTCCTGCCGTGGAAGTGCGAGGCCGAGCGCCACACCTACGAGAAGTGCGAGTACGAGCTCGTCATGGAGCGCATGCTCCAGATGCAGAAGATCCGcgaattggaagagaagaagaagaaggcgaagcAGGTCCAGGGCGCCGCCGCAGGCATCCCGCTCATCCCCTCCTCCGCCAACGCCTGA
- the LOC103982399 gene encoding defensin-like protein, with protein MASYCLSIVISKPQRPQRRKTMGSTKKASVLLVLLLSLLLIASEEMVAVEGRTCESASTRFKGTCVRSSNCASVCQGEGFPDGKCEGVRRRCMCRKPC; from the exons ATGGCATCCTACTGCCTCTCTATTGTCATAAGCAAACCCCAGAGGCCACAGAGGAGGAAGACGATGGGATCCACCAAGAAAGCTTCAGTGCTCCTCGTTCTCCTCCTCTCCCTTCTCCTAATTGCTTCTG AGGAAATGGTAGCGGTGGAAGGCAGGACGTGCGAGTCGGCGAGCACCAGGTTCAAGGGGACGTGCGTGAGGAGCAGCAACTGCGCCAGCGTCTGCCAGGGCGAGGGCTTCCCCGACGGCAAGTGCGAGGGCGTCCGTCGCCGGTGCATGTGCAGGAAGCCCTGCTGA
- the LOC103982398 gene encoding ras-related protein RHN1 isoform X2: MATIGNNSMNAKLVLLGDMGTGKSSLVLRFVKGQFLEFQESTIGAAFFSQTLAVSDATVKLEIWDTAGQERYHSLAPMYYRGAAAAIIVYDICRMESFERAKKWVRELQKQGNTNMVTALAGNKCDLADKREVLTQATQAYAEENGLFFMETSAKAAINVNDIFYEIAKRLPRAQPIQQPAGMVLADRPAERSQSSACCS, from the exons ATGGCGACGATCGGGAACAACAGCATGAACGCCAAGCTC GTCTTGCTCGGAGACATGGGCACCGGGAAGTCCAGCCTCGTCCTTCGGTTCGTCAAGGGCCAGTTCCTCGAATTCCAG GAATCCACGATTGGGGCGGCCTTTTTCTCGCAGACACTGGCGGTGAGCGATGCGACGGTGAAGCTTGAGATTTGGGATACGGCCGGGCAGGAGAGATACCACAGCTTGGCTCCGATGTACTACAGAGGAGCGGCGGCAGCGATAATTGTGTATGATATATGCAGGATG GAATCGTTTGAGAGGGCTAAGAAGTGGGTGCGAGAGCTACAAAAACAAG GTAATACCAACATGGTGACTGCTCTTGCTGGAAATAAATGTGATTTAGCAGATAAAAGGGAAGTTCTGACACAGGCAA CACAGGCATATGCTGAAGAGAATGGACTTTTCTTCATGGAAACCTCTGCTAAAGCTGCCATCAATGTGAATGACATATTTTATGAAATAG CAAAAAGATTACCTCGTGCTCAGCCAATTCAGCAGCCAGCAGGAATGGTTCTTGCAGATAGACCTGCTGAAAGATCACAATCTTCAGCATGCTGTTCTTAG
- the LOC103982398 gene encoding ras-related protein RHN1 isoform X1: MATIGNNSMNAKLVLLGDMGTGKSSLVLRFVKGQFLEFQESTIGAAFFSQTLAVSDATVKLEIWDTAGQERYHSLAPMYYRGAAAAIIVYDICRMESFERAKKWVRELQKQGNTNMVTALAGNKCDLADKREVLTQEAQAYAEENGLFFMETSAKAAINVNDIFYEIAKRLPRAQPIQQPAGMVLADRPAERSQSSACCS, from the exons ATGGCGACGATCGGGAACAACAGCATGAACGCCAAGCTC GTCTTGCTCGGAGACATGGGCACCGGGAAGTCCAGCCTCGTCCTTCGGTTCGTCAAGGGCCAGTTCCTCGAATTCCAG GAATCCACGATTGGGGCGGCCTTTTTCTCGCAGACACTGGCGGTGAGCGATGCGACGGTGAAGCTTGAGATTTGGGATACGGCCGGGCAGGAGAGATACCACAGCTTGGCTCCGATGTACTACAGAGGAGCGGCGGCAGCGATAATTGTGTATGATATATGCAGGATG GAATCGTTTGAGAGGGCTAAGAAGTGGGTGCGAGAGCTACAAAAACAAG GTAATACCAACATGGTGACTGCTCTTGCTGGAAATAAATGTGATTTAGCAGATAAAAGGGAAGTTCTGACACAG GAAGCACAGGCATATGCTGAAGAGAATGGACTTTTCTTCATGGAAACCTCTGCTAAAGCTGCCATCAATGTGAATGACATATTTTATGAAATAG CAAAAAGATTACCTCGTGCTCAGCCAATTCAGCAGCCAGCAGGAATGGTTCTTGCAGATAGACCTGCTGAAAGATCACAATCTTCAGCATGCTGTTCTTAG
- the LOC103982400 gene encoding serine/threonine-protein kinase BSK1: protein MGSCWSYFRQESHPAEKRSYQSQPQQRRLSLSLNQAAAEGGGREVPAFSQFSFAELKAATDGFSPQNIVSESGDKAPNVVYKGRLQNRRRIVVKKFARTAWPDPKQFAEEAWGAGKLRHRRLANLIGYCCDGEERLLVAEYMPNDTLAKHLFHWENQSIEWAMRLKIAFCIAEALEYCSNQGWPLYHDLNAYRVLFDEGGDPRLSCFGLMKNSRDGKSYSTNLAYTPPEYLRNGRVTPESVIYSFGTVLLDLLSGKRIPPSHALDMIRGKNILVLMDSHLEGNFSTEEATTLVDLASQCLQFEPRDRPNTKKLVATLGPLQTKSEVPSHTMLGAEMHGEAPPAPQQPFSRMGEACSRMDLTAIHEILVMTHYRDDEVTNELSFQEWTQQMRDMLEARKRGDFAFRDKDFKTAIECYSQFLDVGTMASPTVYARRSLCHLMCDQADAALRDAMQAQCLYPDWPTAFYMQAVALAKLNMQSDSLDMLQEATMLEEKRQKSGRGP, encoded by the exons ATGGGGAGTTGCTGGTCCTACTTCCGGCAGGAGAGCCACCCGGCGGAGAAGCGGAGCTACCAGAGCCAGCCGCAGCAGCGACGCCTGTCCTTGTCGCTCAACCAGGCGGCGGCCGAGGGCGGTGGGCGCGAGGTGCCGGCCTTCTCCCAGTTCTCCTTCGCGGAGCTCAAGGCGGCGACCGACGGGTTCAGCCCGCagaacatagtctccgagagcggTGACAAGGCCCCTAATGTCGTCTACAAGGGCCGGTTACAGAACCGCCGGCGGATCGTCGTCAAGAAGTTCGCCAGGACCGCCTGGCCCGACCCCAAGCAGTTCGCC GAGGAGGCATGGGGAGCTGGGAAATTGAGGCACAGGAGGCTGGCAAATCTGATCGGATACTGTTGCGATGGTGAGGAGAGGCTTCTTGTGGCCGAGTACATGCCCAATGATACTCTTGCTAAGCATCTCTTCCACT GGGAAAATCAAAGCATTGAATGGGCTATGCGTTTGAAGATTGCTTTCTGTATTGCTGAAGCATTGGAGTATTGTAGCAACCAAGGATGGCCACTATATCATGACTTAAATGCCTACAGAGTCCTTTTTGATGAG GGTGGTGATCCACGGCTTTCTTGTTTTGGTCTCATGAAGAACAGCAGGGACGGAAAAAGTTATAGCACTAACCTAGCATACACGCCACCAGAGTATTTGAGAAATG GGAGAGTAACTCCAGAAAGTGTCATATATAGCTTTGGTACTGTCCTCCTGGATCTTCTTAGTGGAAAGCGCATCCCTCCAAGTCAT GCTCTTGACATGATAAGAGGTAAAAATATCTTAGTTTTGATGGATTCACACTTGGAGGGAAATTTCTCAACAGAAGAGGCAACTACACTGGTTGACCTTGCTTCTCAGTGCTTACAATTTGAACCTAGGGATCGACCTAACACAAAGAAGCTAGTGGCAACCCTTGGACCCTTGCAAACCAAATCAGAG GTGCCATCTCACACAATGTTGGGTGCTGAAATGCATGGAGAAGCCCCTCCGGCCCCTCAGCAGCCTTTTTCACGTATGGGTGAAGCATGCTCTAGAATGGACCTTACAGCCATCCATGAGATTTTAGTAATGACACACTACAGAGATGATGAAGTAACTAATGAG CTATCATTTCAAGAGTGGACGCAACAGATGAGGGACATGCTGGAAGCGAGGAAGCGGGGGGATTTTGCTTTCCGTGACAAAGATTTTAAGACAGCAATCGAGTGTTACTCTCAG TTCTTAGATGTGGGGACAATGGCCTCACCTACGGTGTACGCAAGGCGAAGCCTGTGCCATCTTATGTGTGATCAAGCTGATGCTGCTCTGCGAGACGCGATGCAGGCACAATGTCTTTACCCTGACTGGCCTACTGCATTCTACATGCAAGCAGTTGCCTTGGCCAAGTTGAACATGCAGAGTGATTCCCTGGACATGTTGCAGGAAGCAACCATGTTGGAGGAGAAGAGGCAAAAGAGTGGTAGAGGTCCATAA